One Odocoileus virginianus isolate 20LAN1187 ecotype Illinois chromosome 6, Ovbor_1.2, whole genome shotgun sequence DNA segment encodes these proteins:
- the TRMT5 gene encoding LOW QUALITY PROTEIN: tRNA (guanine(37)-N(1))-methyltransferase (The sequence of the model RefSeq protein was modified relative to this genomic sequence to represent the inferred CDS: inserted 2 bases in 1 codon) produces the protein MRSLLKQFGFSRSLLKVESCRIPESASLILLPWASLIQKLSNAPVIFLLDQRKRFSTMPEIETNHRDSELFSPPSDVRGMTELDRTAFKKIVTIPVLKVRKEIVNKLMRSLKRAALQRPGIKRVIEDPEDEEGRLIMLDPYKMFTVDSFEKEELSILKQLNVNPRISKYNLELTYENFKSEEILRAVLPEGQDVTSGFSRVGHIAHLNLRDHQLPYKHLIGQVMIDKNPGITSAVNKINNIDNTYRNFQMEVLSGEENMMTKVRENNYTYEFDFSKVYWNPRLSTEHSRITELLKPGDVLFDVFAGVGPFAIPAAKKNCTVFANDLNPESHKWLLHNCKLNKVDQKVXVFNLDGKDFLQGPVREELMQQLGPLSKERKHSVHIVMNLPAKAIEFISAFKALLDGQPCGSELLPIVHCYSFSKDANPAKDVQQRAGTVLGISLEASSSVHLVRNVAPNKEMLCITFRIPAAVLYKNQTVNRDNHEDPPLKRQRTDKDL, from the exons ATGAG GAGCTTATTGAAACAATTTGGATTCTCAAGAAGTCTGCTCAAAGTGGAAAGTTGTAGAATACCTGAGTCAGCATCACTGATTCTACTACCTTGGGCATCGCTGATACAGAAGCTTAGCAACGCACCTGTCATTTTCTtgctggatcaaagaaaaagattCTCAACCATGCCTGAAATAGAAACAAATCACAGAGACTCTGAATTGTTTTCCCCACCTTCTGATGTTCGAGGAATGACAGAACTTGATagaacagcttttaaaaagatagtCACCATCCCAGTGCTTAAAGTGAGGAAAGAAATAGTCAATAAACTGATGCGATCCCTTAAAAGGGCAGCACTGCAGCGCCCAGGCATAAAACGTGTGATTGAAGATCCAGAAGATGAAGAAGGTAGACTAATTATGTTGGATCCCTATAAAATGTTTACCGTTGAttcctttgagaaagaagaactcaGTATTTTAAAGCAGCTGAATGTCAATCCACGGATATCGAAATATAACCTGGAACTAACTTATGAAAACTTTAAGTCAGAAGAAATCTTGAGAGCTGTGCTTCCTGAAGGTCAAGATGTGACCTCAGGGTttagcagagttggacacattGCTCACCTGAACCTTCGAGATCATCAACTACCTTACAAGCATTTAATTG GCCAAGTTATGATTGACAAAAATCCAGGAATCACCTCAGcagtaaataaaatcaataatattgATAATACCTACCGAAATTTCCAAATGGAAGTACTGTCTGGAGAGGAGAATATGATGACCAAG GTTCGAGAAAACAATTACACCTAtgaatttgatttttcaaaagtcTATTGGAATCCTCGTCTCTCCACAGAACACAGCCGCATCACAGAACTTCTCAAACCTGGGGATGTCCTATTTGATGTTTTTGCTGGGGTTGGGCCCTTTGCCATTCCAGCAGCGAAGAAAAACTGCACTGTGTTTGCTAATGATCTCAATCCTGAATCCCATAAAtggctactgcacaattgtaaaTTAAATAAAGTGGACCAAAAAGT AGTCTTTAACTTGGATGGGAAAGACTTCCTGCAAGGACCAGTCAGAGAAGAGTTAATGCAGCAGCTGGGACCActgtcaaaagaaagaaaacactctgTGCACATTGTCATGAATTTGCCAGCAAAGGCTATTGAGTTTATCAGCGCTTTCAAAGCACTCTTAGATGGTCAGCCATGTGGCAGTGAACTCCTTCCCATCGTGCACTGTTACAGCTTTTCCAAAGATGCTAATCCAGCTAAGGATGTTCAGCAACGAGCTGGAACTGTGTTAGGCATCTCCTTGGAGGCAAGTAGTTCAGTTCACCTAGTAAGAAATGTGGCCCCTAACAAGGAAATGTTATGCATCACTTTTCGGATTCCTGCTGCTGTACTTTACAAGAACCAGACCGTAAATCGAG ACAATCATGAAGATCCACCTCTTAAACGCCAGAGGACAGATAAAGAcctttaa